A genome region from Geminicoccus roseus DSM 18922 includes the following:
- a CDS encoding ABC transporter ATP-binding protein: MSLTLAGIEKTVGGDVHLHRTDAELAPGLHVLLGPTGSGKTSLMRLMAGLDPVSRGRILQNGRDMTGVPVRRRSIAFVYQQFINYPSLTIYENIASPLRLSGRDKAAVDRKVRETAGLLHIDHLLDRLPAELSGGQQQRTAIARALVKDADLLLLDEPLVNLDYKLREELRAELRALFERRDAVVVYSTTEPVEALTMGGSVLVMHEGRVLQSGPTSEVYHHPGSEAVASVFSDPPMNMVSVQVRRKVAHFPQGLELPLAGHLEALPDGAYRFGIRALHLGLRGQPGQPSFQATVELADISGSETFLHVHAMDQDWVLQEEGVHVHRLGETVTVFLDPARIHAFGPDGMVRAAPVRSRVGG; encoded by the coding sequence ATGAGCCTGACGCTCGCCGGGATCGAGAAGACGGTGGGCGGCGACGTCCACCTGCACCGCACCGATGCCGAACTCGCTCCCGGCCTGCATGTGCTCCTGGGTCCCACCGGCAGCGGCAAGACCTCGCTGATGCGGCTGATGGCCGGGCTGGACCCGGTCAGCCGCGGCAGGATCCTCCAGAACGGCCGCGACATGACCGGGGTGCCGGTGCGCCGGCGCAGCATCGCCTTCGTCTACCAGCAATTCATCAACTACCCCTCGCTCACGATCTACGAGAACATTGCCTCGCCCCTGCGCCTGTCCGGCCGGGACAAGGCGGCGGTCGACCGCAAGGTCCGCGAGACCGCCGGGCTTCTGCACATCGACCACCTGCTCGACCGGCTGCCGGCGGAACTGTCCGGCGGCCAGCAGCAGCGCACCGCGATCGCCCGCGCCCTGGTCAAGGACGCCGACCTGCTGCTGCTCGACGAGCCGCTGGTCAACCTGGACTACAAGCTGCGCGAGGAGCTGCGCGCCGAATTGCGCGCGCTGTTCGAGCGCCGCGACGCGGTGGTGGTGTATTCCACCACCGAGCCGGTCGAGGCGCTGACCATGGGCGGCTCGGTTTTGGTGATGCATGAGGGCCGCGTGCTGCAGTCCGGCCCGACCAGCGAGGTCTACCACCACCCAGGCTCGGAGGCGGTCGCCAGCGTGTTCAGCGACCCGCCGATGAACATGGTGAGCGTCCAGGTGCGCCGGAAGGTGGCGCACTTCCCGCAGGGTCTGGAGCTGCCCCTGGCCGGCCATCTGGAAGCGCTGCCCGACGGCGCCTACCGGTTCGGGATCCGCGCGCTGCATCTGGGCCTGCGCGGCCAGCCCGGCCAGCCCTCCTTCCAGGCGACCGTGGAGCTGGCCGACATCTCCGGCTCGGAGACCTTCCTGCATGTCCATGCCATGGACCAGGACTGGGTGCTGCAGGAGGAGGGCGTCCATGTGCACCGGCTGGGCGAGACGGTGACGGTTTTCCTGGATCCGGCCCGGATCCATGCGTTCGGCCCCGACGGGATGGTGCGCGCCGCCCCGGTGCGCAGCCGGGTGGGAGGCTGA
- a CDS encoding DUF2160 domain-containing protein, giving the protein MEALSTLFRSMAWTMPVAIFFAAIAAMLLVMTLWQFARPTVERKGFLPMTTTRGDRLFIGLLGGAWIHLAWLALVALPLWWASIVAVLWFALVLRFG; this is encoded by the coding sequence ATGGAGGCGCTGTCCACCCTGTTCCGCTCGATGGCCTGGACGATGCCGGTCGCCATCTTCTTCGCCGCGATCGCGGCGATGCTCCTGGTGATGACGCTGTGGCAGTTCGCCCGGCCCACCGTGGAGCGCAAGGGCTTCCTGCCGATGACCACCACCCGCGGCGACCGGCTGTTCATCGGCCTGCTCGGCGGGGCCTGGATCCATCTGGCCTGGCTGGCGCTGGTCGCCCTGCCCTTGTGGTGGGCGTCGATCGTGGCAGTCTTGTGGTTCGCGCTCGTGCTGCGCTTCGGCTGA
- a CDS encoding carbohydrate ABC transporter permease yields the protein MRGKGIWLVVYFLFLLVPIYWLVNMSLKTNSEILGSLTLYPHAPTLDNYRTIFTDPSWYMGYVNSLIYVAMNTAISLAVALPAAYAFSRFRFIGDKHVFFWLLTNRMAPPAVFLLPFFQLYQAMGLFDTHIAVALAHCLFNVPLAVWILEGFMSGVPKEIDETAYIDGYSFPRFFLRIFLPLIKSGIGVTAFFCFMFSWVELLLARTLTATNAKPIASTMTRTVSAAGMDWGLLAAAGVLTIVPGALVIWFVRNYMAKGFALGRV from the coding sequence ATGAGGGGCAAGGGCATCTGGCTGGTCGTCTACTTCCTGTTCCTGCTGGTGCCGATCTACTGGCTGGTCAACATGTCGCTGAAGACCAACAGCGAGATCCTGGGCAGCCTGACCCTCTATCCGCACGCGCCGACGCTGGACAATTACCGGACGATCTTTACCGACCCGTCCTGGTACATGGGCTACGTCAACTCGCTGATCTACGTGGCGATGAACACTGCGATCAGTCTGGCGGTGGCCCTGCCCGCCGCCTACGCCTTCTCGCGCTTCCGCTTCATCGGCGACAAGCACGTGTTCTTCTGGCTGCTGACCAACCGGATGGCGCCGCCGGCGGTGTTCCTGCTGCCGTTCTTCCAGCTCTACCAGGCGATGGGCCTGTTCGACACGCACATCGCCGTGGCGCTGGCGCACTGCCTGTTCAACGTGCCGCTGGCGGTGTGGATCCTGGAAGGGTTCATGTCCGGGGTACCGAAGGAAATCGACGAGACCGCCTATATCGACGGCTACTCGTTCCCGCGCTTCTTCCTCCGCATCTTCCTGCCGCTGATCAAGTCCGGGATCGGCGTCACTGCGTTCTTCTGCTTCATGTTCTCCTGGGTGGAGCTGCTGCTGGCGCGCACGCTGACCGCGACCAACGCCAAGCCGATCGCATCCACCATGACCCGCACCGTGTCGGCGGCGGGCATGGACTGGGGGCTGCTCGCCGCGGCGGGCGTGCTGACCATCGTGCCGGGCGCGCTGGTGATCTGGTTCGTGCGCAACTACATGGCCAAGGGCTTCGCCCTGGGCCGGGTGTGA
- a CDS encoding carbohydrate ABC transporter substrate-binding protein gives MTKWHLGRRRFLSGTAMAGAALAMPGIIRANAADATINKWIDEFQPSTLTRDQQIEELTWFQKAAEPFKGQSFKIVSETIDTHVYESQTMAKAFSEITGMNMTHDLIQEGDVIEKLQTQMQSDQNIYDAYINDSDLIGTHFRYQKVVPLTDWMEGEGKDVTLPTLDVDDFMGKSFTTAPDGKLYQLPDQQFANLYWFRYDWFNDPQMKEEFQKVKGYELGVPVNWSAYEDIADFFTNHVKEVDGQRIFGHMDYGKKDPSLGWRFTDAWLSMAGMSDVGIPNGLPVDEWGIRMEGCRPVGSSVSRGGGTNGPAAVYATQKYIDWLKAYAPPEAQGMTFSEAGPVPGQGAIAQQIFWYTAFTAASTKEGLPVMNPDGTPKWRMAPSPHGAYWKEGMKLGYQDVGSWTLMTSTPVDRRKAAWLYAQFCVAKCTSLKKTHVGLTPIRDSDIRHESFTERAPKLAGLVEFYRSPARVAWSPTGNNVPDYPKLAQLWWANVAEAVGGEKTAQEAMDNLAKQQDDVLRRLERAGIGGDCAPKLNPEVDPEEWYAKADATGGEPKRKLENENPQGSTVNYDLLLQAWEDGKVMPDNIKG, from the coding sequence ATGACGAAATGGCATCTGGGCCGGCGGCGGTTCCTGAGCGGCACGGCGATGGCCGGCGCGGCGCTCGCCATGCCCGGCATCATCCGGGCGAACGCGGCCGACGCGACGATCAACAAGTGGATCGACGAGTTCCAGCCCTCGACGCTGACCCGCGACCAGCAGATCGAGGAGCTGACCTGGTTCCAGAAGGCCGCCGAGCCGTTCAAGGGCCAGTCCTTCAAGATCGTCTCCGAGACCATTGATACCCACGTCTACGAATCGCAGACGATGGCGAAGGCGTTTTCCGAGATCACGGGCATGAACATGACCCATGACCTCATCCAGGAAGGCGACGTGATCGAGAAGCTGCAGACCCAGATGCAGTCCGATCAGAACATCTACGACGCCTACATCAACGACTCCGACCTGATCGGCACCCATTTCCGCTACCAGAAGGTGGTGCCGCTCACCGACTGGATGGAGGGCGAGGGCAAGGACGTCACGTTGCCCACCCTCGACGTCGACGACTTCATGGGCAAGTCGTTCACCACCGCCCCGGACGGCAAGCTCTACCAGCTGCCCGACCAGCAGTTCGCGAACCTGTACTGGTTCCGCTACGACTGGTTCAACGACCCGCAGATGAAGGAGGAGTTCCAGAAGGTCAAAGGCTACGAGCTGGGCGTGCCGGTCAACTGGTCGGCCTACGAGGACATCGCGGACTTCTTCACCAATCATGTGAAGGAAGTCGACGGCCAGCGCATCTTCGGCCACATGGACTATGGCAAGAAGGACCCGTCGCTGGGCTGGCGGTTCACCGATGCCTGGCTGTCCATGGCCGGCATGTCGGATGTCGGCATCCCGAACGGCCTGCCGGTCGACGAGTGGGGCATCCGCATGGAAGGCTGCCGCCCGGTGGGCTCCTCGGTGTCCCGCGGCGGCGGCACCAACGGCCCGGCCGCGGTCTACGCCACCCAGAAATACATCGACTGGCTGAAGGCCTACGCCCCGCCGGAAGCGCAGGGCATGACCTTCTCCGAGGCCGGCCCGGTGCCGGGCCAGGGTGCGATCGCCCAGCAGATCTTCTGGTACACCGCGTTCACCGCCGCCTCCACCAAGGAAGGCCTGCCGGTGATGAACCCGGACGGCACGCCCAAGTGGCGCATGGCGCCCTCGCCGCACGGTGCCTACTGGAAGGAGGGCATGAAGCTCGGCTACCAGGACGTCGGCAGCTGGACGCTGATGACCTCGACCCCGGTCGACCGGCGCAAGGCCGCCTGGCTCTACGCGCAGTTCTGCGTGGCCAAGTGCACCTCGCTCAAGAAGACCCATGTCGGCCTGACCCCGATCCGCGACAGCGACATCCGCCACGAGAGCTTCACCGAGCGGGCGCCCAAGCTGGCCGGCCTGGTCGAGTTCTACCGCAGCCCGGCGCGCGTCGCCTGGTCGCCCACCGGCAACAACGTGCCGGACTACCCCAAGCTCGCCCAGCTCTGGTGGGCCAACGTCGCCGAGGCGGTCGGCGGCGAGAAGACCGCCCAGGAGGCGATGGACAACCTGGCCAAGCAGCAGGACGACGTGCTGCGCCGCCTGGAGCGCGCCGGGATCGGCGGCGATTGCGCGCCCAAGCTGAACCCGGAGGTCGATCCGGAGGAGTGGTACGCCAAGGCCGACGCCACCGGCGGCGAGCCCAAGCGCAAGCTAGAGAACGAGAACCCGCAGGGCTCCACCGTCAACTACGACCTGCTCCTGCAGGCCT
- a CDS encoding DeoR/GlpR family DNA-binding transcription regulator: MGQDHPPLEVAAPVSTRDRREQILERARRTGYVSVDQLAGDLRVTPQTIRRDLSELCEQNLLQRYHGGAGLTSSVENVAYADRQVLNVEAKRRIGQLVATAIPNHASLFINIGTTTEEVARALLDHTELKVITNNLNVASLLSQNPSFEVIIAGGLVRSRDRGIVGEAAIDLIRQFKVDYGVIGISGIDPDGSLLDYDYREVRVAQAIVANSRRVLLACDASKFGRSALVRMGHLDQVHDLFTDQEPPPDWTAGLAAAGVRVHVAEGLDTTG; encoded by the coding sequence ATCGGGCAGGATCACCCGCCCTTGGAAGTTGCAGCCCCCGTGTCCACCCGCGACCGTCGTGAGCAGATCCTCGAGCGCGCCAGGCGCACCGGCTATGTCTCGGTCGACCAGCTGGCCGGTGACCTGCGCGTGACCCCGCAGACGATCCGCCGCGACCTGTCGGAACTGTGCGAGCAGAACCTGCTGCAGCGCTACCATGGCGGCGCCGGCCTGACCTCGTCGGTGGAGAACGTCGCCTATGCCGACCGGCAGGTCCTCAACGTCGAGGCAAAGCGGCGGATCGGCCAGCTGGTGGCGACCGCGATCCCCAACCACGCCTCCCTGTTCATCAACATCGGCACCACCACCGAGGAGGTCGCCCGCGCCCTGCTCGACCATACCGAGCTGAAGGTGATCACCAACAACCTGAACGTGGCGAGCCTGCTCTCGCAGAACCCCAGCTTCGAGGTGATCATCGCCGGCGGCCTGGTGCGCTCGCGCGACCGCGGCATCGTCGGCGAGGCCGCGATCGACCTGATCCGCCAGTTCAAGGTCGATTACGGCGTGATCGGCATCAGCGGCATCGATCCGGACGGCTCCCTGCTCGACTACGACTATCGCGAGGTCCGGGTCGCCCAGGCGATCGTCGCCAACAGCCGCCGGGTCCTGCTCGCCTGCGACGCCAGCAAGTTCGGGCGCAGCGCGCTGGTGCGGATGGGCCATCTGGACCAGGTCCACGACCTGTTCACCGACCAGGAGCCGCCGCCCGACTGGACTGCCGGACTGGCGGCGGCGGGGGTGCGGGTCCATGTCGCAGAAGGATTGGACACAACCGGTTGA
- the glpD gene encoding glycerol-3-phosphate dehydrogenase, with protein sequence MTEQFDLLVVGGGINGAGIARDASGRGLSVLLCEKDDLAAHTSSWSSKLIHGGLRYLEYYEFRLVREALIEREVLLRAAPMMVRPLRFVLPHSPEQRPAWLVRLGLFLYDHLGGRKILPASGKAPLGDTPEGRPLQDWVSQAFYYSDAQVDDSRLVVLNALAAREQGARILTRTRCRKARREGGLWVAELEDTRSGEVRTVKARALVNAAGPWVSHFLQDDLALDTKSRVRLVKGSHIVTRRLHDGDHAYILQNHDNRIVFVIPWLGEFSLIGTTDIPYEGAPQDVRISPEETRYLLDVVNRYFKKPVAESDIVWSYAGVRPLYDDASANPSAVTRDYTFDLNVPDRQAPLLSIFGGKITTYRKLAEHAVQKLAPHLGVTKGDWTAGVPLPGGGFDDPARYAETLRHKRPWLPERLARRLVAAYGTRAEALLDGANGLDDLGPCYGADLYEAEVRFLIDEEWATSAQDILWRRSKLGLVVGEDCVQRLEERIGRKAPEREVDAA encoded by the coding sequence ATGACGGAACAGTTCGACCTGCTGGTCGTGGGTGGCGGCATCAACGGGGCCGGGATCGCGCGCGATGCGTCGGGCAGGGGCCTGTCGGTCCTGCTCTGCGAGAAGGACGACCTGGCGGCGCACACCTCGTCCTGGTCGTCCAAGCTGATCCATGGCGGCCTGCGCTATCTCGAATATTACGAGTTCCGTCTGGTCCGCGAGGCGCTGATCGAGCGCGAGGTGCTCTTGCGCGCAGCCCCCATGATGGTGCGGCCGCTGCGCTTCGTCCTGCCGCACAGCCCCGAGCAGCGCCCGGCCTGGCTGGTACGCCTGGGCCTGTTCCTCTACGACCATCTGGGCGGCCGCAAGATCCTGCCGGCGTCCGGCAAGGCGCCCCTGGGCGACACCCCGGAGGGGCGGCCGCTCCAGGACTGGGTGAGCCAGGCCTTCTATTATTCCGACGCCCAGGTCGACGACAGCCGGCTGGTGGTGCTGAACGCCCTGGCCGCGCGCGAGCAGGGCGCCCGGATCCTGACCCGGACCCGCTGCCGGAAGGCGCGACGCGAGGGCGGCCTGTGGGTCGCCGAGCTGGAGGACACCCGCAGCGGCGAGGTGCGCACCGTGAAGGCCCGCGCCCTGGTGAACGCCGCCGGCCCCTGGGTGTCGCATTTCCTCCAGGACGATCTGGCGCTCGACACCAAGAGCCGCGTCCGCCTGGTCAAGGGCTCGCACATCGTCACCCGGCGCCTGCACGACGGCGACCACGCCTACATCCTGCAGAACCACGACAACCGGATCGTGTTCGTGATCCCGTGGCTGGGCGAGTTCAGCCTGATCGGCACCACCGACATCCCCTACGAGGGCGCGCCCCAGGACGTGCGGATCTCGCCGGAGGAGACCCGCTACCTGCTGGACGTGGTGAACCGCTACTTCAAGAAGCCGGTCGCCGAGAGCGACATCGTCTGGTCCTATGCCGGCGTCCGCCCGCTCTACGACGACGCCTCGGCCAACCCGTCGGCAGTGACCCGCGACTACACCTTCGACCTGAACGTCCCGGATCGCCAGGCGCCGCTTTTGTCGATCTTCGGCGGCAAGATCACCACCTACCGCAAGCTCGCCGAGCACGCCGTGCAGAAGCTGGCGCCGCATCTGGGCGTTACGAAAGGCGACTGGACCGCAGGCGTGCCCCTGCCGGGCGGCGGCTTCGACGATCCCGCTCGTTACGCCGAAACGCTTCGCCACAAGCGCCCCTGGCTGCCCGAAAGGCTCGCCCGCCGGCTGGTCGCCGCCTACGGCACCCGCGCCGAAGCCCTGCTCGACGGCGCAAACGGCCTGGACGATCTCGGCCCCTGCTACGGCGCGGATCTCTACGAGGCCGAGGTCCGCTTCCTGATCGATGAGGAATGGGCGACCAGCGCCCAGGACATCCTGTGGCGGCGCTCCAAGCTGGGGCTGGTCGTGGGCGAGGATTGCGTGCAGCGTCTGGAGGAGAGGATCGGCCGCAAGGCGCCGGAACGGGAGGTGGACGCCGCATGA
- a CDS encoding carbohydrate ABC transporter permease: MGKIENNRAWLLVLPVFMIVAISAIIPLMTVVNYAFQDIFSPQDRYWVGTEWFERVLGDEDLHGALLRQFVFSFVILLIEIPLGIGLALLMPARGWKASLALVLMALPLLIPWNVVGTIWQVFARGDIGLAGWAINSVGIPYNYTSDPLAAWLTIVVMDVWHWTPLVVLLCYAGLRAIPDAYYQAAAIDGASAWKVFRYIELPKMRGVLLIAVLLRFMDSFMIYTEPFVVTGGGPGNATTFLSIHLTKIAIGQMDLGPAAAISIIYFLIILTLSFVFYNVMVRMGAGDRS, from the coding sequence ATGGGCAAGATCGAGAACAACAGAGCCTGGCTTCTGGTCCTGCCGGTGTTCATGATCGTCGCCATCTCGGCGATCATTCCGCTGATGACCGTGGTCAACTACGCCTTCCAGGACATCTTCAGTCCCCAGGACCGCTACTGGGTCGGCACCGAGTGGTTCGAGCGGGTGCTGGGCGACGAGGACCTGCACGGCGCGCTCCTGCGCCAGTTCGTGTTCAGCTTCGTGATCCTGCTGATCGAGATCCCGCTGGGCATCGGCCTGGCGCTGCTGATGCCGGCCCGCGGCTGGAAGGCGTCCCTGGCGCTGGTGCTGATGGCGCTGCCGCTGCTGATCCCGTGGAACGTGGTCGGCACGATCTGGCAGGTGTTCGCCCGCGGCGACATCGGCCTGGCCGGCTGGGCGATCAACAGCGTCGGGATCCCCTACAACTACACTTCCGACCCGCTGGCCGCGTGGCTGACCATCGTGGTGATGGATGTCTGGCACTGGACGCCGCTGGTCGTGCTGCTCTGCTATGCCGGCCTGCGCGCCATCCCCGACGCCTACTACCAGGCAGCCGCCATCGACGGTGCCTCAGCCTGGAAGGTGTTCCGCTACATCGAGCTGCCCAAGATGCGCGGCGTCCTGCTGATCGCGGTGCTGCTGCGCTTCATGGACAGCTTCATGATCTACACCGAGCCGTTCGTCGTCACCGGCGGCGGGCCTGGCAACGCCACCACCTTCTTGTCGATCCACCTGACCAAGATCGCGATCGGCCAGATGGACCTCGGTCCGGCGGCGGCGATCTCGATCATCTACTTCCTGATCATCCTCACGCTCAGCTTCGTGTTCTACAACGTGATGGTCCGCATGGGCGCTGGAGACCGGTCATGA
- a CDS encoding lipopolysaccharide biosynthesis protein has protein sequence MGLGTKAARGALSTMFWQSNRVLVQLGSVVILSRLVAPHDVGLLAMVVALTGFGELLRDFGLSMAAVQAKSLSPGQKSNLFWINSGIGLLLTLAVYSLAHPIAWLYGEPALVEITRWISLTFLLNGLATQFRAELNRRMRFTVLSLSELVPQALGLAAGILVALQTGSYAALIAQQLAVAACGLAFVVLAARWWPGRPDRQAVVMPLLRFGAGLAGTQSVSYLAKNADNVAIGYVWGPAVLGIYGRAYQLVMMPLGQFTAPLSRVAIPVLTRLADDPAAFLRYLRAGQAAAAFFTCTAYGLIFGLADPFVRVALGEPWLGMVPIVQALSVGAVFRALGQGGYWIFVAKGLTGQQFRFYLATQPVIVAAMLAGLPWGGLGVAIGYSAAYALFWLAQMHWAGRVAAIDTGSLLRNGATIVLVVALPVAAIALAATELVASPWLQMPAAVAAVAPYLAAVLLLPPSARRETRRLMQLVRGRTVAGEAA, from the coding sequence ATGGGGCTCGGCACCAAGGCGGCGCGCGGCGCGCTCAGCACCATGTTCTGGCAGTCCAACCGGGTCCTCGTCCAGCTGGGCTCGGTGGTGATCCTGTCCCGGCTGGTGGCGCCGCACGATGTCGGCCTGCTGGCGATGGTGGTGGCGCTCACCGGCTTTGGCGAGCTGCTGCGCGATTTCGGCCTGTCGATGGCCGCGGTGCAGGCGAAGTCCCTTTCGCCCGGGCAGAAATCCAACCTGTTCTGGATCAACAGCGGGATCGGCCTGCTCCTGACCCTGGCGGTGTACTCCCTGGCCCACCCGATCGCCTGGCTGTACGGCGAGCCGGCCCTGGTCGAGATCACGCGCTGGATCTCGCTGACCTTCCTCCTGAACGGCCTGGCCACCCAGTTCCGCGCCGAACTGAACCGGCGGATGCGCTTTACCGTGCTCAGCCTGTCGGAACTGGTGCCGCAGGCCCTGGGTCTGGCGGCGGGAATCCTGGTGGCGCTGCAAACCGGCAGCTATGCGGCCCTGATCGCCCAGCAGCTCGCCGTGGCCGCCTGCGGCCTGGCCTTCGTGGTGCTGGCGGCGCGCTGGTGGCCGGGCCGGCCGGACCGGCAGGCTGTGGTGATGCCGCTCCTGCGCTTTGGCGCCGGCCTCGCCGGCACCCAGTCCGTCTCCTACTTGGCGAAGAACGCCGACAACGTGGCGATCGGCTATGTCTGGGGCCCGGCGGTGCTGGGGATCTACGGGCGCGCCTACCAGCTGGTGATGATGCCGCTCGGCCAGTTCACGGCACCCTTGAGCCGGGTGGCGATACCGGTGCTGACCCGGCTGGCCGACGATCCGGCGGCGTTCCTGCGCTACCTGCGCGCCGGCCAGGCGGCTGCGGCCTTCTTCACCTGCACCGCCTACGGGCTGATCTTCGGGCTGGCCGACCCGTTCGTGCGGGTGGCGCTGGGCGAGCCCTGGCTCGGCATGGTGCCGATCGTCCAGGCGCTGTCGGTGGGCGCGGTGTTCCGGGCGCTGGGCCAGGGCGGCTACTGGATCTTCGTCGCCAAGGGGCTGACCGGCCAGCAGTTCCGCTTCTACCTGGCGACCCAGCCGGTGATCGTGGCCGCCATGCTGGCGGGGCTGCCCTGGGGCGGGCTCGGCGTCGCCATCGGCTACTCGGCGGCCTATGCCCTGTTCTGGCTGGCGCAGATGCACTGGGCGGGCCGCGTCGCGGCGATCGACACCGGCAGCCTGCTGCGCAACGGCGCCACCATCGTGCTGGTGGTGGCGCTGCCGGTGGCGGCGATCGCCCTGGCCGCCACCGAGCTGGTGGCCTCGCCCTGGCTGCAGATGCCGGCGGCGGTGGCGGCGGTAGCGCCCTATCTGGCGGCGGTCCTGCTGCTGCCGCCGTCGGCCAGGCGGGAGACCCGGCGGCTGATGCAGCTGGTGCGCGGCCGCACCGTGGCGGGCGAAGCGGCATGA
- a CDS encoding ABC transporter ATP-binding protein: MARITLAGLGHAYRPDPKDDADYALQPMDFAFEDGGAYALLGPSGCGKTTLLNIISGLLRPSHGQVLFNNSDVTTKSPGERNIAQVFQFPVVYDTMSVYDNLAFPLRNRGVDEAAVKDKVDEVAEMLELGPELRRPARGLGADAKQKISLGRGLVRPDVAAILFDEPLTVIDPHLKWLLRRKLKQVHERYRRTLVYVTHDQNEALTFAEKIVVMHAGRVMQVGTPQELFERPAHRFVGWFIGSPGMNFIPLERTGTGLRIRSLEVELSGDWIGPAAAGGGAVEIGIRPEHLQIGASPGADRLPVEVERVEDLGNYALVTARLGDNRVMAKVAEDAPVATGPAYALFPPEWSRIYVDGRLVH, encoded by the coding sequence ATGGCCAGGATCACGCTCGCCGGGCTCGGCCACGCTTATCGCCCGGACCCCAAGGACGACGCGGACTACGCGCTGCAGCCGATGGACTTCGCCTTCGAGGACGGCGGCGCCTATGCGCTGCTGGGTCCCTCGGGCTGCGGCAAGACAACCCTGCTCAACATCATCAGCGGCCTCCTGCGGCCCTCCCACGGCCAGGTCCTGTTCAACAACAGCGACGTCACCACGAAGTCGCCGGGCGAGCGCAACATCGCCCAGGTGTTCCAGTTCCCGGTCGTCTACGACACGATGAGCGTCTACGACAATCTGGCCTTCCCGCTGCGCAACCGCGGCGTCGACGAGGCCGCGGTGAAGGACAAGGTCGACGAGGTCGCCGAGATGCTGGAGCTGGGGCCGGAGCTGCGCCGGCCCGCCCGGGGCCTTGGCGCCGACGCCAAGCAGAAGATCTCGCTGGGCCGCGGCCTGGTCCGCCCGGACGTGGCGGCGATCCTGTTCGACGAGCCGCTGACCGTGATCGACCCGCACCTGAAATGGCTCCTGCGCCGCAAGCTCAAGCAGGTCCACGAACGCTACCGCCGCACCCTGGTCTACGTGACCCACGACCAGAACGAGGCGCTGACCTTTGCCGAGAAGATCGTGGTGATGCATGCCGGCCGGGTGATGCAGGTCGGCACGCCGCAGGAACTGTTCGAGCGCCCGGCGCACCGCTTCGTCGGCTGGTTCATCGGCTCGCCCGGCATGAACTTCATCCCGCTGGAGCGCACCGGCACGGGTCTCCGGATCCGCTCGCTGGAGGTGGAACTGAGCGGCGACTGGATTGGCCCGGCCGCGGCCGGCGGCGGCGCGGTGGAGATCGGCATCCGGCCCGAGCACCTGCAGATCGGCGCGAGCCCGGGCGCGGACCGGCTGCCGGTCGAGGTCGAGCGGGTCGAGGACCTGGGCAACTACGCCCTGGTGACCGCCCGGCTGGGCGACAACCGGGTGATGGCCAAGGTCGCCGAGGACGCGCCGGTGGCGACCGGGCCGGCCTACGCCCTGTTCCCGCCGGAATGGAGCAGGATCTACGTGGACGGCCGGCTGGTGCACTGA
- a CDS encoding glycosyltransferase translates to MSGLPFVSVIVPVWNDQELIGLCLEALAGQDYPADRFEVIVVDNGSTDATASVVKNFPFATLLVEPQPGSYHARNRGLAAARGALVAFTDSDCVPDRGWLRAAAAAAARDPEAAILAGRVELFRPAGDGSTVCENYERLFAFDQQANVASGMCVTANWVSPRAVMDRVGGFDGQLKSGGDADCARRIRAQGGRIAYVPAMLVGHPARTRVDALVRKRRRVVGGRIAAERSRRRPIGWLWTYFLISGAQIKRAWRARHYSHADRLRLSLLITLLWLMSSLEILRIASGLEPRRA, encoded by the coding sequence ATGAGCGGGCTGCCGTTCGTCAGCGTGATCGTGCCGGTCTGGAACGACCAGGAGCTGATCGGCCTCTGCCTGGAGGCCTTGGCCGGCCAGGACTATCCGGCGGACCGGTTCGAGGTGATCGTGGTCGACAACGGCTCGACCGACGCCACCGCCTCGGTGGTGAAGAACTTCCCGTTCGCGACGCTGCTCGTTGAACCCCAGCCGGGCTCCTACCATGCCCGCAACCGGGGGCTGGCGGCCGCGCGCGGCGCCCTGGTCGCGTTCACCGATTCCGACTGCGTGCCCGACCGGGGCTGGCTCCGCGCGGCGGCGGCCGCCGCCGCGCGGGACCCGGAGGCGGCGATCCTGGCCGGGCGGGTCGAGCTGTTCCGCCCCGCCGGCGACGGCAGCACGGTCTGCGAGAACTACGAGCGGCTGTTCGCCTTCGACCAGCAGGCCAACGTCGCCTCGGGCATGTGCGTCACCGCGAACTGGGTCAGCCCCAGGGCGGTGATGGACCGGGTCGGCGGCTTCGACGGCCAGCTGAAGTCGGGCGGCGATGCCGACTGCGCCCGGCGGATCCGCGCGCAGGGCGGCCGGATCGCCTACGTGCCCGCCATGCTGGTGGGACATCCGGCGCGCACCCGGGTGGACGCGCTGGTGCGCAAGCGGCGCCGGGTGGTGGGCGGCCGGATCGCAGCGGAGCGCAGCCGCCGGCGGCCGATCGGCTGGCTTTGGACCTATTTCCTGATCTCCGGCGCGCAGATCAAGCGCGCCTGGCGGGCCCGGCACTATTCTCATGCCGACCGGCTGCGGCTCAGCCTGCTGATCACCCTGCTCTGGCTGATGTCGAGCCTGGAGATTTTGCGGATCGCCAGCGGCCTGGAGCCGCGCCGGGCCTGA